A section of the Anabaena cylindrica PCC 7122 genome encodes:
- a CDS encoding EndoU domain-containing protein, protein MLHISTKSKLASSLKIVGGAVFLLAIFTFKSSAATITEGFETGNKGAYAVGDVTLSTGIWTLNDALIANGSDAKDRKSGAQSSRVRSSGAIAMKFDRTTGAGIVTVKHAVYGTDASSTWQLQCSTNGGSSWTQVGSTVTTSSPTLSTATFTPNISGTVRCQVKKTSGDTSNRINIDDISITDYGSSGGTPTLPSGSVPFFDSTNNPVSGLAYGSPADVTPVAPTLNSFDNAVNALCGAPGTVVSRSSFQTLMNSNPTVLASVKSYVGGFLVVGRTTDSQFLSDLADVWFNVAGFDHVFCGEPVSGGAIGGLHFVGRYVQLQNDGLAGRKANNSSNEEVDPGAIYTIGAIIKVGSGISQSNIKGYGYTLNAEDILKMGAKAYKQNPNITGTNTACHWTITDDGETFKSVFVRRSGGIRTFYPDATPSGNPDCTP, encoded by the coding sequence ATGTTGCATATATCAACTAAATCTAAATTGGCCTCTTCTTTAAAGATAGTAGGTGGAGCAGTTTTTTTACTTGCCATTTTTACCTTTAAGTCCAGCGCAGCAACAATTACTGAAGGATTTGAAACCGGCAATAAAGGAGCTTATGCTGTAGGTGATGTCACTCTCAGTACGGGAATTTGGACATTAAATGATGCCTTAATTGCCAATGGTAGCGATGCAAAAGATAGAAAAAGCGGCGCTCAATCTTCCAGAGTTCGCAGTAGTGGTGCGATCGCAATGAAATTTGATCGGACTACAGGTGCTGGTATAGTTACTGTTAAACACGCCGTATATGGAACTGATGCCAGTAGCACTTGGCAGTTACAATGTTCAACCAATGGTGGTAGTTCCTGGACACAAGTTGGTTCAACAGTTACGACCAGTTCACCCACACTGTCTACAGCCACATTCACACCTAATATTTCTGGAACAGTCCGCTGTCAAGTCAAAAAAACCAGTGGTGATACTAGCAACAGAATCAATATTGATGATATTTCCATCACCGATTATGGTTCTTCTGGTGGTACTCCTACTTTACCTTCGGGTTCAGTCCCATTCTTTGATAGTACTAACAACCCCGTATCTGGACTAGCTTACGGTAGTCCTGCTGATGTGACACCCGTAGCACCCACTCTCAACAGTTTTGATAACGCGGTCAATGCCCTTTGTGGCGCACCAGGCACGGTAGTTAGTCGTTCTAGCTTCCAAACATTAATGAATAGTAATCCCACTGTTTTAGCTAGTGTTAAGTCTTACGTGGGAGGATTTCTAGTAGTTGGACGTACCACAGATTCCCAATTTTTAAGCGATTTAGCTGATGTTTGGTTTAATGTTGCCGGGTTTGATCATGTATTCTGTGGTGAACCTGTATCGGGTGGTGCTATTGGTGGACTACATTTTGTTGGTCGCTACGTGCAACTACAAAATGATGGTTTAGCTGGTAGAAAAGCTAATAACTCATCCAATGAAGAGGTTGATCCTGGTGCTATTTACACAATAGGTGCGATCATTAAGGTAGGTTCTGGGATTTCTCAGTCTAATATTAAAGGCTATGGTTACACCCTCAATGCCGAAGACATTTTGAAAATGGGTGCGAAGGCTTACAAGCAGAATCCTAATATCACCGGTACTAACACGGCTTGTCATTGGACTATCACAGATGACGGTGAAACCTTTAAATCAGTATTTGTGAGAAGAAGTGGTGGTATTCGCACTTTCTATCCAGATGCTACTCCTAGCGGTAATCCTGACTGTACACCGTAA
- a CDS encoding tyrosine-type recombinase/integrase has translation MIDQRIKEANGRLKNNYCGVRIEQISKKLYIRGIFPPKSTSDKFEPHQQRISISSANSEGLKLAEKLAKKISIQLDAGTFNWADWVEVPNSPSNIGDWIIEFEKHYIQNKGDDLSARDTWRTEYVQVLKHLPLDEILSREIIKKIILRTLPNTRTRKRYCQSLKVFCDFVGLDFDFKSYRGNYSSSKRKPRTLPDDQLIEEWYSKINNPSWRWTYGMLAAYGLRGHEVFFLNLDGLKSGLFYIEVLQGKTGYRLVYPFRLDWVEKFKLADDILPEINCDRSHAAIGNTVTQYFRRAGLPFKPYDLRHAWAVRTLNLGLDISLAAQQMGHSLKIHSEIYHTWISARVHRDAFNKILSQNS, from the coding sequence ATGATTGACCAACGAATTAAGGAAGCAAACGGTCGATTAAAAAATAATTACTGTGGGGTTAGGATTGAACAGATAAGCAAAAAGCTTTATATCCGGGGGATATTTCCCCCAAAATCTACCTCTGATAAATTTGAACCACACCAGCAGAGAATATCAATATCTTCTGCTAATTCTGAAGGGTTAAAATTAGCTGAAAAATTAGCAAAAAAGATTTCTATCCAGTTAGATGCTGGTACTTTTAATTGGGCTGATTGGGTAGAAGTACCCAACAGTCCCAGCAACATTGGGGATTGGATCATTGAGTTCGAGAAACATTACATCCAGAATAAAGGGGATGATTTGTCGGCTAGAGATACCTGGAGGACTGAGTACGTACAGGTACTGAAACACTTACCGCTAGATGAAATTTTATCAAGAGAAATTATAAAAAAAATAATCCTTAGAACTTTACCTAATACCAGAACTCGCAAGCGTTACTGTCAAAGCCTAAAGGTATTTTGTGACTTCGTTGGTTTGGACTTTGACTTCAAATCCTACCGGGGTAACTACTCATCATCCAAACGCAAACCGAGAACTTTACCCGACGATCAGTTAATAGAGGAATGGTACTCAAAAATTAATAATCCCTCATGGCGGTGGACTTATGGGATGTTAGCGGCTTACGGGCTACGCGGTCATGAAGTATTTTTCTTAAATCTAGATGGTTTGAAGTCTGGACTGTTTTACATAGAAGTGTTGCAGGGTAAGACGGGGTATCGACTTGTTTACCCATTCCGCCTTGACTGGGTAGAGAAATTTAAATTAGCTGATGACATCTTGCCGGAGATAAATTGCGATCGCTCTCACGCTGCCATCGGCAATACCGTAACCCAGTATTTTAGACGTGCTGGTTTACCATTCAAACCTTATGACCTGAGACACGCCTGGGCAGTTCGCACCTTGAATTTAGGATTAGATATTTCGCTGGCCGCCCAACAGATGGGGCATAGCTTAAAAATTCACTCAGAGATTTACCACACATGGATATCAGCCAGAGTACATCGTGACGCGTTTAATAAAATTCTTAGTCAAAACTCGTGA
- a CDS encoding DUF3854 domain-containing protein: MTTKTATTVQHDTPKEPRNRFSSFQDFKDFVKEAFINGSCIAPELYAESVEFHCDVEVDDGHEANYPIHEALGWKVTRFGHQAREPQYAAILKNEDGSVWQAIISDWDEERQRPYKYLAPSENGDRAFLPPVPISIRKKIASRHGVEVPLDGSFWEWIETCNLPIIITEGGKKSLAALSQGHISLSLYGCTCGGKEKLIPDLERFHKEGRIWLFGFDRDEKQSAKRSVTMGKNRITKHLNQLNKCYVEDIFWNCEDGKGIDDLIVNKGTGAFDIAYSKAMSRLEKQFKAGTFSSDDDDKQKPPSQIMVAREIAEKYRNIIAFNNEIGCWMRYAADNIGMWSRETDEYIEAVVYQIILSEGHDYFSSSFVSSVVKLLRHELIERVWNEKPPTEFLPFKNGVLEVKTGKVLEHAPGYRLTWQLPRNHVAGGKWDKINQFLDHLSAGNEAIKDLLICYCNAVIKGRADLQRFLHLIGLGGTGKGSFARLITSLIGSENIHTTSLEEWCRDKFEPANAYRKRLVIFPDEDRQGGKIGKFLSLTGEDYLRAEEKHKTAFKFKYDGMVMVLSNLPIFGGEAASRVKRRVLTVPCNNVVEIGKRRNLEADFEEELPAFTNHVLSISDDHVTAVLLGVQEIPECTLEFWENRMRVDSIAAWINQHVIYDAEASTPIGFNKHEGSNGEEIRTLFGSYSRHCLNLGNTPKSHNNFSPDLLELCKSVLNWPIEKGHSNTGKFVKGIKLRIPGVHDNIPTYDVWLSSRLSNPVTDKVTASDGSSDGSSDGLKPLPVKESDGCDGYSPNLLEILEEKKGLEIEEKTSTEPVQPVETTPVDKFAVPLLDEHYQLMKVNPLEFMIGTNFGDCKVTATPFKKIKSTGQSVVHLLYEMDFGRAVDQVKCVLGKKDVERLAKKSDKLKALQLAVAKKWQEKAKKHTFRVLKRGTLNEPDIWVENCTLVSVPHEHQHFFYLDAPDGTRFNASIGEFVVMK, translated from the coding sequence ATGACCACTAAAACAGCCACAACAGTTCAACACGACACCCCAAAAGAACCACGTAATCGGTTCAGCAGTTTTCAGGATTTCAAGGATTTTGTAAAAGAAGCTTTCATCAATGGCAGCTGCATAGCTCCAGAACTTTACGCTGAATCAGTAGAATTTCACTGCGATGTAGAAGTAGACGACGGTCACGAGGCAAACTATCCAATTCATGAGGCTTTAGGCTGGAAAGTTACCCGTTTCGGACATCAAGCTCGTGAACCTCAGTACGCCGCAATCCTTAAAAATGAAGATGGTTCAGTCTGGCAAGCAATAATTTCTGATTGGGACGAAGAAAGGCAACGGCCGTATAAATATCTCGCTCCCAGTGAGAACGGTGATAGAGCATTCCTGCCACCAGTGCCGATCAGCATCAGAAAAAAGATTGCATCTAGACATGGTGTAGAAGTTCCCTTGGACGGTAGTTTCTGGGAATGGATCGAAACCTGTAACCTGCCAATCATTATTACTGAAGGTGGTAAAAAATCCCTAGCGGCCCTGTCTCAAGGGCATATTTCATTAAGCTTGTACGGCTGTACCTGTGGGGGAAAAGAGAAATTAATCCCAGACTTGGAGCGCTTTCATAAAGAGGGTAGAATCTGGCTTTTTGGCTTTGATAGAGATGAAAAGCAGTCAGCCAAGCGTTCTGTGACAATGGGGAAAAACCGAATAACCAAGCACTTGAATCAGTTAAATAAATGTTATGTAGAGGATATATTCTGGAACTGTGAAGACGGTAAAGGAATAGACGATTTGATTGTAAACAAAGGTACAGGTGCTTTTGATATAGCCTACTCTAAGGCTATGTCACGGTTAGAAAAACAGTTTAAAGCTGGCACATTCTCATCCGATGATGACGACAAGCAAAAGCCACCAAGTCAAATAATGGTGGCACGAGAAATAGCTGAAAAGTATAGGAATATTATAGCATTTAATAATGAGATTGGATGCTGGATGCGTTACGCTGCGGACAATATAGGGATGTGGTCTAGAGAAACCGACGAATATATAGAAGCAGTTGTTTACCAAATTATTCTATCAGAAGGACACGACTATTTTAGTAGTTCATTTGTGTCAAGCGTAGTCAAATTATTGCGCCATGAACTAATAGAAAGGGTGTGGAATGAAAAGCCACCTACCGAATTTTTACCGTTCAAGAATGGAGTTTTAGAGGTAAAAACGGGTAAAGTTTTGGAACACGCGCCAGGATACCGATTGACTTGGCAATTACCACGAAATCACGTAGCAGGTGGTAAGTGGGACAAGATTAATCAATTCCTTGACCATCTGTCAGCAGGCAATGAAGCAATCAAAGATTTGCTCATTTGTTATTGCAACGCCGTAATTAAAGGACGCGCTGATTTACAAAGATTCCTCCATCTGATTGGCTTGGGTGGGACTGGTAAAGGTAGTTTCGCTAGACTCATCACCAGCTTGATCGGGAGTGAAAACATTCACACCACAAGCCTAGAGGAATGGTGTAGAGATAAATTTGAGCCTGCCAACGCTTACCGTAAACGGCTGGTAATATTCCCAGACGAAGACAGGCAGGGCGGTAAAATTGGTAAATTCCTCAGTCTGACTGGGGAAGATTACCTGAGAGCCGAAGAAAAACATAAAACTGCTTTTAAGTTCAAATACGACGGCATGGTAATGGTTTTGAGTAACTTACCCATCTTTGGAGGTGAAGCGGCCAGCCGTGTTAAGCGTCGTGTACTCACCGTCCCCTGTAACAATGTTGTCGAAATTGGCAAGCGCCGTAATTTAGAGGCTGACTTTGAGGAAGAATTGCCAGCATTCACCAATCACGTCTTATCTATTTCAGATGATCATGTGACAGCCGTTCTACTGGGAGTGCAGGAAATACCAGAATGTACCCTCGAATTTTGGGAGAACAGAATGCGTGTTGATTCTATTGCCGCATGGATTAACCAACACGTAATTTATGACGCTGAAGCATCTACTCCAATAGGGTTTAACAAGCATGAAGGTAGCAATGGGGAAGAAATTAGAACTTTGTTTGGGAGTTACAGCCGTCACTGCCTTAACCTTGGCAACACTCCCAAGAGTCACAATAATTTCTCCCCTGACCTATTGGAGCTATGCAAGTCAGTTCTCAACTGGCCCATTGAGAAAGGACACAGCAACACAGGCAAGTTTGTTAAGGGTATAAAATTACGTATCCCAGGAGTGCATGACAATATTCCAACCTATGATGTTTGGCTTTCTAGTCGTCTTTCTAATCCAGTGACGGACAAAGTGACGGCCAGTGACGGCTCTAGTGACGGCTCTAGTGACGGCTTGAAACCCCTACCAGTAAAGGAAAGTGACGGCTGTGACGGCTATAGCCCAAATTTGTTAGAAATTTTAGAAGAGAAAAAGGGTTTAGAAATTGAAGAGAAAACCAGTACAGAACCAGTACAACCAGTAGAAACAACACCCGTAGATAAATTTGCAGTTCCCCTGCTGGATGAACACTACCAACTGATGAAAGTAAACCCCCTAGAGTTCATGATTGGTACGAACTTTGGAGATTGCAAGGTAACGGCCACACCATTCAAGAAAATCAAGTCAACGGGTCAATCAGTTGTACATCTTCTCTATGAGATGGATTTTGGACGAGCGGTTGACCAGGTGAAGTGTGTACTGGGAAAGAAAGATGTTGAACGGCTTGCTAAAAAATCCGATAAGCTGAAAGCCTTGCAGTTAGCAGTAGCTAAGAAATGGCAGGAGAAAGCGAAAAAACATACTTTCAGAGTTCTGAAGCGTGGCACTTTGAACGAGCCGGATATCTGGGTGGAAAATTGCACATTGGTTTCAGTCCCACATGAGCATCAACATTTCTTCTACCTTGATGCACCGGATGGAACCAGGTTCAACGCTTCTATTGGTGAATTTGTGGTGATGAAATGA
- a CDS encoding DUF167 domain-containing protein, whose amino-acid sequence MQKKVKVKPNSKQQKIAEQEDGSLTVHLKSPPVDGKANEELIKLLAEKFDVPKSSIRIKSGLTSRQKLVEIDDS is encoded by the coding sequence ATGCAAAAAAAAGTCAAAGTTAAACCGAACTCTAAACAACAAAAAATTGCCGAACAGGAAGATGGTAGTTTAACTGTACATTTAAAATCACCACCAGTAGATGGTAAAGCCAATGAAGAGTTAATTAAGCTTTTGGCAGAAAAATTTGATGTTCCTAAATCCTCTATTAGAATCAAATCCGGTTTAACATCTCGGCAAAAACTTGTAGAAATTGATGATTCCTGA
- a CDS encoding KGK domain-containing protein: protein MAEMYIFGSGDENKLGLKDDDVVSVEKQSIVKLGLLTQSVYNWAMNIGGKWPNPSGEWFLEKGISCEILRTKGGGWQKGRLRFKLEFIPDEPKAFIDETDFANPSPLDDLRSDLKI, encoded by the coding sequence ATGGCTGAAATGTATATATTTGGTTCGGGCGATGAAAATAAACTGGGGTTAAAAGACGATGATGTTGTGTCCGTAGAGAAACAAAGCATCGTTAAATTAGGTTTGCTCACGCAATCTGTTTATAACTGGGCTATGAACATCGGAGGCAAATGGCCTAATCCTTCGGGGGAATGGTTTCTTGAGAAAGGGATTTCGTGTGAAATCTTACGTACTAAGGGCGGCGGCTGGCAGAAAGGGAGACTTAGATTCAAATTGGAATTCATCCCCGACGAACCGAAAGCTTTTATAGATGAGACTGATTTCGCTAACCCATCTCCTTTAGATGACCTTCGATCCGACCTAAAAATTTAA
- a CDS encoding glutathione S-transferase family protein, which translates to MTTAPLSWQELETLTNYQIDTVNGLTNAKARLRLFGHPESDVRVTLYRDNHAWCPYCQKVWLWLEEKQIPYRIEKVTMFCYGEKESWYKRKVPSGMLPAIALDGRIIKESDDILIALEKVFGSLNQGMEDRTVLPLRQLERLLFRAWCTWLCYPASSSQQEQRNREKFTEVVSLVEEALSRTPSPYFLDSFGTVDVIFTPYVERMNASLYYYKGYSLREENPHLKAWFAAMESRPTYCGTQSDFHTHAHDLPPQMGGCWENGEPQMLINKARVDNGPWFGLPDVTYPEPENSRMEALQRTIEHRTNIIRVNPLDDQLFDQALRCALTQMMTGKDCVPPPGSDVALRYLRDRINVPRDMSIYAAKRLRESLEKTAALAGDGQPEPLPTKHRRDQDPSNFVRK; encoded by the coding sequence ATGACTACCGCACCCCTCAGTTGGCAAGAACTAGAAACCCTGACGAACTATCAAATAGATACTGTTAATGGTCTCACTAATGCTAAAGCCCGGTTACGCTTGTTTGGGCATCCCGAATCTGATGTGCGGGTAACGCTGTACCGTGATAACCATGCTTGGTGTCCTTACTGTCAAAAAGTTTGGTTATGGCTAGAGGAAAAACAAATTCCCTACCGCATCGAAAAAGTGACAATGTTCTGTTATGGAGAGAAAGAAAGTTGGTACAAACGTAAAGTACCATCAGGAATGCTCCCTGCGATCGCACTAGATGGGCGGATTATTAAGGAAAGCGATGATATTTTGATCGCTTTGGAAAAAGTTTTTGGTTCATTGAATCAAGGTATGGAAGATCGCACAGTGCTTCCTCTACGTCAATTAGAACGACTTTTATTTAGAGCCTGGTGTACTTGGCTATGCTATCCAGCAAGTTCCTCTCAACAAGAACAACGCAATAGAGAAAAATTTACTGAAGTGGTATCTCTGGTTGAGGAGGCGCTGAGTCGCACTCCCAGTCCTTACTTTCTAGATAGCTTCGGCACTGTCGATGTCATCTTTACGCCCTATGTCGAACGGATGAATGCAAGCCTTTACTATTACAAAGGCTATTCTCTGCGGGAGGAAAACCCTCACCTGAAAGCATGGTTTGCAGCCATGGAAAGCCGACCTACCTACTGCGGTACTCAGAGCGACTTTCATACCCACGCACATGATTTGCCGCCTCAGATGGGGGGCTGTTGGGAAAACGGCGAACCCCAAATGTTAATCAATAAAGCGCGAGTGGATAATGGGCCTTGGTTCGGGCTACCAGATGTTACTTATCCAGAACCCGAAAACTCTCGTATGGAAGCTCTGCAAAGAACTATCGAGCATCGCACCAATATTATCCGAGTCAATCCCTTAGATGATCAGTTGTTTGATCAAGCCTTACGTTGTGCCTTAACACAGATGATGACAGGTAAAGACTGTGTACCTCCACCGGGATCTGATGTCGCTTTACGGTATTTGCGCGATCGCATTAATGTACCTAGAGATATGTCTATCTATGCAGCCAAGCGATTGAGGGAATCCTTAGAGAAGACCGCAGCCCTGGCAGGTGATGGACAGCCAGAACCCCTTCCCACCAAGCATCGACGAGATCAAGATCCATCTAACTTTGTCAGAAAGTAG
- a CDS encoding BON domain-containing protein → MKKLIPFLVSGILVAGVFGCQEAPKTGSETPGTTNEATTVPAKPASQTTQTTEKTAQPITAATTTPVSTTTKITPETTKSDLKTEVSKKLKEGLPNNKLEVENKEGEILLKGTAASQNELKKAETLTKEVKGVKSVKVEAKVAPLQKP, encoded by the coding sequence ATGAAAAAGCTAATTCCCTTTCTTGTTAGCGGTATTTTAGTAGCTGGTGTTTTTGGTTGCCAAGAAGCTCCTAAAACTGGTTCAGAAACTCCTGGTACAACTAATGAAGCTACTACAGTACCAGCAAAACCTGCGTCTCAAACTACACAAACTACAGAAAAAACTGCTCAACCTATCACAGCAGCTACCACTACACCAGTTAGCACAACCACAAAAATTACTCCTGAAACTACTAAAAGCGACCTCAAAACCGAAGTTAGCAAAAAGTTAAAGGAAGGTTTACCCAACAATAAGTTGGAAGTAGAGAATAAAGAAGGTGAGATTCTTCTCAAAGGTACAGCTGCTTCTCAAAACGAACTCAAAAAAGCGGAAACCTTGACTAAAGAAGTTAAAGGCGTAAAAAGTGTCAAAGTGGAAGCAAAAGTTGCACCTTTGCAAAAGCCATAG
- a CDS encoding ISL3 family transposase → MTGKKGIKILTEILDLSGVKVVSHRLHTGIGMILQIEQENSFATCPYCGTTSHKLHQNHRHIIKDLPFGEKEIFLEINRRQFKCEQCKKPFSEDLDFVKKKRTFTNRLANKTIQEVLENDIHSVAAKGIVTKDEIERMLKDASSELPDLKPINLKRLGIDEIALKKGHGNYCAVLVDLDQSKLIAILSGRTQEIIRKTLMGWGTEILENIEEVSIDLWSGYKTLVTELMPNAQVVADRFHVMTQINKELDTQRKREKRKVEDLIKKANTTEKSKYEEILAGLKNSKYPLLKNEDKLTQEQLEKLIQVKNVSPILKEMHEFKEKIRQIFNTTQDWYTGVFKLGMWLSRAKKYFPNSNNTIIRWYQEIIAYFDNRTTSGTVEGINNKLKLIKRSGYGFKNFENFRIRCLLSWHYV, encoded by the coding sequence ATGACTGGCAAAAAAGGTATTAAAATTCTAACAGAAATTCTGGATTTAAGCGGTGTAAAAGTTGTATCACATCGCCTTCATACCGGAATTGGAATGATTTTACAAATTGAACAAGAAAATTCATTTGCTACCTGCCCATATTGTGGCACAACCAGCCATAAATTACATCAAAATCATAGACATATTATTAAAGACCTCCCTTTTGGAGAAAAAGAAATATTTTTAGAAATTAATCGCCGACAGTTTAAATGTGAACAATGTAAAAAACCATTTAGTGAAGATTTAGATTTTGTTAAAAAGAAAAGAACTTTTACAAATCGCCTTGCAAATAAGACAATACAAGAAGTTTTAGAAAACGACATTCATAGTGTAGCAGCAAAAGGTATAGTAACAAAAGACGAAATAGAAAGAATGTTAAAAGACGCATCATCAGAATTACCAGATTTAAAACCTATAAATCTAAAAAGACTGGGAATTGATGAAATAGCTTTGAAGAAAGGACATGGGAATTACTGTGCAGTATTAGTAGATTTAGATCAGAGCAAACTAATTGCGATTTTAAGCGGACGAACACAAGAAATAATCAGGAAAACCCTTATGGGATGGGGGACAGAGATTCTAGAAAATATAGAAGAAGTCAGTATAGATTTGTGGAGTGGCTATAAAACTTTAGTAACAGAATTAATGCCAAATGCTCAAGTAGTAGCTGATAGATTTCATGTAATGACACAGATTAACAAAGAATTAGATACACAAAGAAAAAGGGAAAAACGGAAAGTTGAAGATTTAATCAAGAAAGCAAATACAACAGAAAAATCTAAATATGAAGAAATATTAGCTGGATTGAAGAATAGTAAATATCCCTTACTTAAAAATGAAGATAAGTTAACCCAAGAGCAATTAGAGAAACTGATTCAAGTTAAAAATGTCTCGCCTATTTTGAAGGAAATGCACGAATTTAAAGAAAAGATTAGGCAAATTTTTAATACTACACAAGATTGGTATACGGGAGTTTTCAAATTAGGTATGTGGTTATCGAGAGCTAAAAAATACTTCCCAAATAGCAACAATACTATTATTCGTTGGTATCAGGAAATTATAGCCTACTTTGATAATAGGACAACCAGTGGTACTGTGGAAGGAATTAATAACAAGCTTAAACTAATAAAACGTTCGGGATATGGATTTAAAAACTTTGAAAATTTCCGAATTAGATGCTTATTAAGTTGGCATTATGTTTAA
- a CDS encoding sensor histidine kinase, whose amino-acid sequence MYEWILPSLREVLAQSQSSMAGCSSAKAEQQWRISLAATEHLLLNNLATVSPEITQGLVLTAPAPLFSQPKLTQSLQTVTFTAKPFNPLALMPFHVAPVTSAESDEKEAMSAFRDTALITGHAHADAETILPLLPADPLGSEQFCLVFTEKFRLVLVLSADRSGKKEFLFSFEPEVVQQAWRSLGARVILTNPELFAELDMLVETYSPIAPSYHTIIQFSQLLLQELAEPETDKAAYTPPIYPHPHIPVSPSPKPSSRPDVELLQAFAHEVRTPLTTIRTLTRLLLKRRDLPTTVTNRLEVIDHECTEQIDRMELLFKAAELETCTAAKSANTQLTPMSLDQVLQQSIPRWQQAAHRRNLTLDVALPQQLPTVVSNPAMLDRVLTGLMENFTRSLPPGSSIQVQVIPAGDQLKLQLTPQLDCQDATRITTLPIRKSLGQLLMFQPETGTISLNIAATKHLFQAIGGKLIVRQSPDYGEVLTIFLPLEVSKAKVGFK is encoded by the coding sequence GTGTACGAATGGATCTTGCCAAGTTTGAGAGAAGTTTTAGCCCAAAGCCAATCAAGTATGGCTGGGTGTTCATCTGCCAAAGCAGAGCAGCAATGGCGTATTAGCCTGGCAGCAACAGAACATCTACTACTCAATAATTTAGCAACAGTTTCACCTGAAATCACCCAAGGTTTAGTTTTAACTGCACCAGCACCTTTATTTAGTCAGCCAAAACTAACTCAAAGTTTACAGACGGTAACTTTCACTGCCAAACCCTTTAACCCATTGGCACTGATGCCGTTCCATGTTGCACCAGTGACAAGTGCAGAAAGTGATGAAAAAGAAGCAATGTCTGCTTTCCGAGACACTGCGCTAATCACAGGCCATGCCCATGCAGATGCAGAAACTATTTTACCTTTATTACCAGCCGATCCTCTAGGTTCAGAGCAGTTTTGCTTGGTGTTCACAGAAAAATTTAGATTAGTTCTGGTTTTATCAGCCGATAGAAGCGGTAAAAAAGAATTTTTATTTTCCTTTGAGCCGGAAGTAGTGCAGCAAGCTTGGCGATCGCTTGGTGCTAGAGTAATTTTGACTAATCCAGAATTATTCGCTGAGTTGGATATGTTAGTCGAAACATATTCCCCTATCGCACCAAGTTACCATACTATAATTCAATTTAGCCAGTTGTTGCTTCAGGAATTAGCAGAGCCAGAAACCGATAAAGCAGCATATACTCCTCCTATTTACCCACATCCCCATATTCCTGTTTCCCCATCACCAAAACCATCTTCCCGTCCTGATGTGGAATTACTACAAGCCTTTGCTCACGAAGTCCGCACCCCACTGACTACTATTCGCACTCTGACTCGTCTGCTACTAAAACGGCGAGATTTGCCTACTACTGTAACTAATCGCTTAGAAGTTATTGACCACGAATGTACTGAGCAAATTGACCGTATGGAGTTGCTATTTAAAGCAGCCGAATTGGAAACTTGTACAGCCGCGAAATCTGCAAATACCCAACTAACACCAATGTCTTTGGATCAAGTATTGCAGCAAAGTATACCTCGTTGGCAACAAGCAGCCCATCGACGGAATTTAACTTTAGATGTAGCTTTACCCCAGCAACTGCCAACGGTGGTCAGTAATCCCGCTATGCTAGATCGAGTACTCACGGGTTTAATGGAGAATTTTACCCGTAGTCTACCCCCTGGTAGTTCTATTCAGGTTCAAGTTATCCCCGCTGGCGATCAACTCAAATTGCAATTAACACCTCAATTGGATTGTCAAGACGCAACGAGAATTACAACATTACCAATTCGTAAATCTCTAGGTCAATTATTAATGTTCCAACCGGAAACAGGAACAATTAGTTTAAATATTGCGGCTACTAAGCATCTTTTTCAAGCAATTGGTGGCAAGTTGATTGTGCGTCAAAGTCCTGACTATGGTGAAGTATTGACAATTTTCTTACCGTTGGAAGTTAGTAAAGCTAAAGTGGGATTTAAATAA